A part of Bacteroidales bacterium genomic DNA contains:
- a CDS encoding glycosyltransferase family 39 protein yields the protein MTNQIFGIFTVLFCLIGFYFSWKLQTRQHFKAAVVLLVICGFALRLYTSSDLYLHAWDERYHALVAKNMINHPMVPTLYDKPVMPFDHRQWYANHVWLHKQPVPLWLMAGSMRLFGVNEIALRLPSVLMTTLGIWLTFILGSYFFNRKTGYLAALFYAINGLILELTGGRLPTDHIDIAFLFFVELSVVFIILYIQRQGTIFTILAGVSLGCAILSKWLPALIILPVWLLMVADSGKFPVKTIIIQFLLLIFITCLTFMPWQVYIYRAYPVEAAWESSFNLRHITEALEGHNEPFSYFLRKIMINYGELIFLPLAWFLWTWKKRPYDLKKWALGLWFFIPLIFFSAIKTKMQGYLLFTSPVLFIITAEFWYQLAAWRKRIRFPVLINLLLILFIALPVRYSIERAKPFDKREKNPEWVKELRALNLTETDPKTILFNYHRPVEAMFYTGFTVYQGIPDLATILDLQAKGYRIMINDDGSLPGESNHLDGITYRKFR from the coding sequence TCTCTTTTGCCTTATTGGTTTCTATTTTTCATGGAAATTACAAACCAGGCAGCATTTCAAAGCTGCTGTTGTACTACTGGTTATTTGCGGGTTTGCACTCAGGCTCTATACCTCCTCGGATCTTTACTTGCATGCATGGGACGAAAGATATCATGCCCTTGTAGCTAAAAACATGATTAATCACCCGATGGTCCCTACGTTGTATGATAAGCCTGTCATGCCTTTCGATCACAGGCAATGGTATGCTAACCATGTCTGGCTGCACAAGCAGCCGGTGCCTCTATGGTTGATGGCGGGGAGCATGAGGCTTTTCGGGGTGAATGAAATTGCCCTCAGGCTCCCTTCTGTGCTGATGACCACCCTGGGCATCTGGCTGACTTTCATCCTGGGAAGCTATTTTTTTAACCGCAAAACCGGCTACCTGGCAGCACTCTTTTACGCCATTAACGGGCTGATCCTTGAACTTACAGGGGGAAGACTCCCTACCGATCACATCGACATAGCTTTCCTCTTCTTCGTGGAGCTTTCCGTTGTCTTTATAATTCTCTATATACAGAGACAAGGGACTATCTTCACAATCCTGGCAGGAGTTAGCCTCGGATGTGCCATCCTTTCGAAATGGCTGCCGGCATTGATTATTCTACCTGTCTGGTTACTCATGGTGGCGGACTCCGGGAAGTTTCCCGTTAAAACCATCATCATCCAGTTTTTATTGTTGATCTTTATTACATGTCTCACTTTTATGCCCTGGCAAGTCTACATTTACCGGGCATATCCCGTTGAAGCGGCCTGGGAATCATCGTTCAATCTCCGGCATATCACTGAGGCGTTGGAAGGTCACAATGAACCGTTTTCCTATTTCCTCCGTAAGATCATGATCAATTATGGAGAACTTATTTTCCTGCCCCTTGCCTGGTTTTTGTGGACCTGGAAAAAGAGGCCATATGATTTGAAAAAATGGGCCCTTGGGCTTTGGTTCTTCATCCCACTTATTTTCTTTTCAGCCATTAAAACCAAAATGCAGGGTTATCTATTGTTTACTTCGCCTGTCCTTTTCATCATCACCGCTGAGTTCTGGTACCAGTTGGCCGCCTGGAGAAAGAGGATCAGGTTCCCGGTGCTCATCAATCTTCTGTTAATACTGTTTATTGCTCTTCCTGTCAGGTACTCCATAGAAAGAGCCAAACCATTCGACAAAAGAGAAAAGAACCCTGAATGGGTGAAAGAGCTCAGGGCGTTAAACCTCACGGAAACTGATCCCAAAACCATCTTATTCAATTACCATAGACCGGTGGAGGCAATGTTTTATACAGGGTTCACTGTTTACCAAGGCATCCCGGACCTGGCAACCATCCTGGATTTGCAGGCAAAAGGATACAGGATCATGATCAACGACGATGGCAGCCTGCCCGGAGAATCAAATCATCTTGATGGCATTACCTATCGGAAATTCCGGTAA
- a CDS encoding cysteine hydrolase: MQLNKEKSALLIVDMQKFFLDPASPTFTCGGLAILPTVKKLIMAFREAGRPVIYTCHVHHPGHIDAGIMDWWWDGMCIEGSVESKVHEDIAPLPDEKIIFKHRYSSFYNTDLEIVLRCLKVEDLVISGIMTNLCCESTARDAYYRDYRVFFPADGTGSVNEEMHLASLLNLAFGFAFVTDTNTIIKELGISK; this comes from the coding sequence ATGCAATTAAACAAGGAGAAATCAGCACTTCTCATCGTAGATATGCAAAAGTTCTTCCTGGATCCTGCTTCTCCAACTTTTACCTGTGGGGGATTGGCTATTCTTCCGACTGTGAAAAAGCTGATCATGGCCTTTCGGGAAGCCGGCCGACCGGTAATCTATACCTGCCATGTCCATCATCCCGGCCATATTGATGCCGGCATTATGGACTGGTGGTGGGATGGGATGTGCATTGAAGGAAGTGTGGAAAGCAAAGTACATGAGGATATCGCACCACTTCCTGATGAGAAGATAATTTTCAAACATCGCTACTCATCATTCTATAACACCGATCTGGAAATAGTGCTCCGGTGCCTGAAGGTTGAAGATCTTGTAATTTCCGGCATTATGACCAATTTATGCTGCGAATCCACCGCCCGGGACGCTTATTACAGAGACTACAGGGTTTTCTTCCCCGCGGATGGCACGGGATCTGTCAACGAGGAAATGCATTTGGCCAGTTTGCTTAATCTTGCCTTCGGATTCGCTTTTGTGACTGATACAAATACAATTATAAAAGAGTTAGGCATTTCAAAATAA
- a CDS encoding N-6 DNA methylase: MNITKEQAFEKVKQLVERFSEHIDEYKRVSYNEHQTRVDYINPFFKALGWDMDNEQGLAEAYREVIHEDKVKVGGATKAPDYAFTLYGQRKFFVDAKKPNINIKDDIGPAYQVRRYGWSAKVPVSVITDFEEFAIYDCTKKPNPTDKVSVSRIKYITYDQYLDEFDFLWDIFAKENLPKGRFDKYVLSDTSKKGTTTVDDAFLKSIEEWRTYLATSIALRNKSVSVDELNYAVQKTIDRIIFLRMCEDRGVEQYGLLKKAAEKGDVYLNLFALFRIANEKYNSGLFDFKEDHITQGLSIDNKVLKTIIGELYYPKCEYEFSVMPADILGSVYERFLGKTIRLTEAHHAKIEEKPEVRKAGGVYYTPKYVVDYIVENTVGKLIEGKTPKEVESIKICDPACGSGSFLIGAYQYLLIWHLKYYLTPGPSPGRRGEVLSPDGNLTTAEKKRILLNNIYGVDIDPQAVKVTKLNLLLKALEGETQASISQQLQLFHERVLPNLSQNIKCGNSLIGPDFYDNQLDLFSEQMKKINAFDWQLGFPEIFKRGCASAEVSAKAGFDVVIGNPPYVRSEFLPSEQKGYFGNRFQSAYKQYDIYVLFLERGIEILKNNGLLGYIVSNKFLIADYGKKVRQYLLDHTAIEQAIDVSYDQVFGTVAAYPYVLIFKKEESEIARKNNAIFYSNILTSETNFEVVQQKDFYKDDYIFDFTTAGNYWIKKMEKNTLPLGEITEITRGFRPPSSDLRQSKSANEKYLIGKDISGAYNFKWGGYLVEYDKDKIPESKPIQVFKQPKILFRDIGLKFNGIYDDEGYLCLKTIYFLYLENEHKKYSLKFILGLLNSTLLNKYFHLKFSIAHIRGGYLRYRKQFVEKFPIYQIDINISKEKEIHDQIVNLVNSLIKLNEQLQTTTLETQRQQIQRSIDHSEKKIDGLVYELYGSSEEEIGVIEGKG; encoded by the coding sequence ATGAATATCACCAAAGAACAGGCCTTTGAAAAAGTAAAACAACTCGTTGAGCGGTTCAGTGAGCATATTGACGAATACAAAAGGGTCAGCTACAACGAGCATCAGACAAGGGTGGATTACATCAACCCGTTTTTCAAGGCGCTCGGGTGGGATATGGATAATGAACAAGGCTTGGCTGAAGCATACCGGGAGGTTATTCATGAGGACAAGGTCAAAGTCGGAGGCGCTACAAAAGCTCCGGATTATGCTTTTACCCTTTATGGACAACGGAAATTTTTTGTCGATGCCAAAAAACCGAATATTAACATCAAAGACGACATTGGCCCCGCTTACCAGGTCAGGCGCTATGGCTGGAGCGCAAAAGTTCCGGTTTCTGTGATTACCGATTTTGAGGAATTTGCCATATACGACTGCACCAAAAAGCCCAACCCGACCGACAAAGTTTCTGTTTCACGCATAAAATACATTACTTACGACCAGTACCTTGATGAGTTTGATTTTCTCTGGGACATCTTCGCCAAAGAGAACCTTCCGAAGGGCCGGTTTGACAAGTATGTGCTAAGCGACACCAGCAAAAAAGGCACGACGACGGTTGACGACGCATTCCTAAAATCCATAGAAGAATGGCGCACTTACCTGGCCACCAGCATTGCCCTGAGAAATAAATCCGTTTCCGTTGATGAACTGAACTATGCCGTCCAGAAGACCATCGACCGGATCATTTTTCTGCGGATGTGCGAAGACAGAGGCGTCGAGCAATACGGCCTGCTGAAAAAAGCTGCCGAAAAAGGAGATGTTTATCTGAATTTGTTCGCCCTCTTTCGCATAGCGAATGAAAAGTACAATTCAGGGCTGTTTGATTTTAAGGAAGATCATATCACGCAAGGCCTGAGCATAGATAACAAGGTGCTGAAAACCATTATCGGCGAGTTGTATTACCCCAAATGCGAATACGAGTTCTCCGTGATGCCTGCCGATATTCTGGGCAGTGTTTATGAACGGTTCCTGGGTAAGACGATTCGTTTAACTGAAGCTCATCACGCAAAGATTGAAGAGAAGCCGGAAGTAAGAAAAGCCGGCGGTGTTTATTACACACCTAAATACGTGGTGGACTATATCGTAGAAAACACGGTGGGAAAGCTCATTGAAGGTAAAACACCCAAAGAGGTTGAAAGCATCAAGATATGCGATCCTGCCTGTGGTTCCGGGTCTTTCCTGATAGGCGCCTACCAATATCTGCTCATCTGGCACCTGAAATATTACCTCACCCCCGGCCCCTCTCCTGGGAGGAGAGGGGAGGTTTTATCTCCGGATGGAAATCTCACCACTGCTGAAAAGAAACGCATTTTACTCAACAATATTTACGGCGTGGACATTGATCCGCAGGCTGTGAAAGTAACCAAGCTGAATTTGTTGCTCAAAGCCCTCGAAGGAGAAACCCAGGCTTCCATCAGCCAGCAATTGCAGTTGTTTCACGAGAGAGTCCTGCCCAACCTGAGCCAGAACATCAAATGCGGCAACTCGCTGATCGGGCCTGATTTTTACGACAACCAACTGGATTTGTTTTCGGAACAGATGAAGAAGATCAATGCCTTTGACTGGCAGCTCGGTTTTCCGGAAATCTTTAAGCGGGGTTGCGCGTCCGCCGAAGTTTCAGCGAAGGCGGGGTTTGATGTGGTGATTGGGAACCCGCCTTATGTGAGAAGCGAGTTTCTTCCATCGGAACAGAAAGGTTACTTTGGAAATAGATTTCAATCTGCTTATAAACAATACGATATCTATGTTTTATTCCTTGAAAGAGGAATTGAAATACTTAAAAATAATGGACTTTTAGGTTATATTGTTTCAAATAAATTTTTAATAGCTGATTATGGTAAAAAAGTACGTCAATACTTGTTGGATCATACTGCAATTGAACAAGCAATTGATGTTTCTTATGACCAAGTGTTTGGAACTGTAGCTGCATATCCATATGTTTTAATTTTTAAAAAGGAGGAAAGTGAAATAGCACGTAAGAACAATGCAATTTTCTATAGTAATATTCTTACAAGTGAGACTAATTTTGAAGTTGTACAGCAAAAAGATTTTTATAAGGACGATTATATTTTTGATTTTACAACTGCCGGAAATTATTGGATTAAAAAAATGGAAAAGAACACTTTACCTTTAGGAGAAATAACTGAGATTACAAGAGGATTTCGACCACCTTCTAGTGATCTGAGACAAAGTAAAAGTGCTAATGAAAAATATTTAATTGGTAAAGATATTAGTGGAGCTTACAATTTTAAATGGGGCGGGTATTTGGTAGAGTATGATAAAGATAAGATACCCGAATCGAAGCCTATTCAAGTATTCAAACAGCCTAAAATTCTTTTTCGTGATATTGGATTAAAATTTAATGGAATTTATGATGATGAAGGTTATTTGTGCTTGAAAACAATCTATTTCCTTTATTTGGAAAACGAACATAAAAAGTACTCACTTAAATTCATTTTAGGTTTACTTAATTCTACTCTTCTAAACAAGTATTTTCATTTGAAATTTTCAATAGCTCACATTAGGGGTGGATATTTGCGATATCGAAAGCAGTTTGTGGAAAAATTTCCCATATACCAGATTGACATCAATATTTCCAAAGAGAAAGAAATTCATGACCAAATTGTAAATCTTGTAAACAGCTTGATAAAACTAAATGAGCAATTGCAAACAACTACTCTCGAAACCCAGCGCCAGCAGATCCAGCGGTCCATTGACCATTCCGAAAAGAAGATAGATGGGTTGGTGTATGAGCTTTATGGGTCGAGTGAGGAGGAGATTGGGGTGATTGAGGGGAAGGGGTAA
- a CDS encoding type II toxin-antitoxin system RelE/ParE family toxin — protein sequence MAKRNIIWSTRAKDRLYAILKFYIERNKSKSYSIKLYRLISKEVKLLQKYPDLGLKTTDDSIRGLIIENYIVYYEITEDTIVIHTIWDCRQDFAGKIIK from the coding sequence GTGGCTAAACGCAATATAATCTGGTCAACGCGAGCCAAGGACAGGCTTTATGCTATCCTTAAATTTTATATCGAAAGAAATAAGAGTAAATCTTATTCTATCAAGCTTTATAGATTAATTTCAAAAGAGGTTAAACTCCTTCAGAAATACCCTGATTTGGGATTAAAAACAACAGATGATTCCATCCGTGGATTAATAATAGAAAATTATATAGTCTATTACGAAATAACTGAAGATACAATTGTAATCCATACCATTTGGGACTGCAGGCAGGATTTTGCCGGTAAAATAATTAAATAG
- a CDS encoding DHCW motif cupin fold protein has protein sequence MKAIKNNFPFQTIDWTDIPKTAHKGESGTAYWQTLQLPGLRIRLVEYSKGYLADHWCQKGHIVHCLVGEFISEMHDGAKFNLTTGMTYVVSDELSSHRSVTVNGVKLLIIDGDFLKPEIENDTK, from the coding sequence ATGAAAGCAATCAAAAATAATTTCCCGTTCCAAACCATTGACTGGACTGACATTCCCAAAACCGCGCACAAAGGCGAAAGCGGGACCGCATATTGGCAGACCTTACAATTGCCAGGATTAAGGATCAGACTCGTGGAATACTCAAAAGGATACCTTGCAGACCATTGGTGTCAAAAAGGCCACATTGTCCATTGTCTGGTTGGGGAATTTATAAGCGAAATGCATGATGGCGCAAAATTTAACCTGACTACAGGAATGACCTATGTGGTTTCAGATGAATTGAGCTCCCATCGTTCAGTCACTGTAAATGGCGTGAAACTATTGATCATTGATGGGGATTTCCTTAAACCGGAAATTGAAAATGATACGAAATAA
- a CDS encoding DUF1330 domain-containing protein, giving the protein MSAYVIVEIAVHNPKEYEEYKKLSLPSLKPFNGRFIVRGGKTETLEGDWQPERIVVLEFPDADLAREWWNSDIYAKAKAIRQRTATTKMVLIEGV; this is encoded by the coding sequence ATGTCAGCTTACGTTATTGTAGAGATTGCGGTTCATAATCCAAAGGAATATGAAGAATACAAAAAGCTTTCTCTTCCCTCACTTAAGCCTTTTAACGGAAGGTTTATCGTCAGGGGAGGAAAGACAGAAACACTGGAAGGCGACTGGCAACCGGAAAGAATAGTGGTTTTAGAGTTTCCTGACGCGGACCTCGCCAGGGAATGGTGGAATTCGGATATTTATGCCAAAGCTAAAGCCATTCGCCAGAGAACTGCTACAACAAAAATGGTTTTGATTGAGGGAGTATAA
- a CDS encoding 6-phosphofructokinase, whose translation MTIGILSSGGDCPGINAAIRGVGKTAIVEYGMQVIGISDGFLGLINEEYQELTEQQLSGILTLGGTILGTSREKPFKKDKDSSQDQINKPKLIKKHYKELGLDALVCIGGNGTQRTAAMLVDEGLNIIGLPKTIDNDVWGTEITFGFDSALGIATDAIDRLHTTANSHKRIMVIELMGHNAGWLTLYAGIAGGGDVILLPEIRYDMDIVADYLVRRARAKKPYSIVVVAEGIDKPKKDKAATYIAQNIEKITGLETRETILGYIQRGGSPSPNDRILATRFGAHAVELIAKGKFGHMVAQKGGEMTSVPLKDVGDKTRLVPADFPLISKGRKMGICFGDKFCGQEIV comes from the coding sequence ATGACCATCGGCATCCTGAGTTCCGGAGGCGATTGTCCCGGCATCAACGCCGCCATTCGTGGCGTTGGCAAAACTGCCATAGTCGAATACGGGATGCAGGTGATCGGCATTTCCGACGGCTTCCTCGGCCTGATCAATGAGGAATACCAGGAGCTTACCGAGCAGCAGCTTTCGGGCATACTGACCCTTGGTGGCACCATCCTGGGCACTTCGCGTGAAAAGCCATTTAAAAAGGATAAAGACAGCAGCCAGGATCAGATCAACAAGCCAAAACTGATCAAAAAGCATTACAAGGAGTTGGGTCTCGACGCGCTGGTTTGCATCGGCGGTAATGGCACACAACGAACAGCGGCTATGCTTGTCGATGAAGGCCTGAATATCATTGGCCTGCCCAAAACCATTGATAATGACGTCTGGGGCACCGAGATCACATTCGGTTTTGACTCTGCACTTGGCATTGCGACAGACGCCATCGACCGGCTGCATACGACCGCAAACTCGCACAAAAGGATCATGGTTATCGAACTGATGGGGCATAATGCCGGCTGGCTTACCTTGTATGCTGGCATTGCCGGTGGGGGTGATGTGATCCTTTTACCCGAGATCAGGTACGATATGGACATTGTTGCGGATTACCTGGTCAGGCGCGCCAGGGCCAAAAAGCCTTACTCCATTGTTGTGGTTGCCGAAGGGATTGATAAGCCAAAAAAAGATAAAGCCGCCACCTACATCGCCCAAAATATTGAAAAGATCACCGGGCTGGAAACACGGGAAACGATCCTCGGGTATATCCAGCGCGGGGGCAGCCCGTCGCCGAACGACCGAATCCTGGCCACCCGTTTCGGCGCTCATGCCGTGGAGTTGATAGCGAAAGGCAAATTCGGGCATATGGTAGCTCAAAAAGGCGGAGAAATGACTTCGGTGCCTTTGAAAGACGTAGGCGATAAAACACGCCTGGTGCCGGCTGATTTCCCGTTGATCAGTAAAGGTAGAAAGATGGGGATTTGCTTCGGGGATAAGTTTTGCGGACAGGAGATTGTGTAA
- a CDS encoding M14 family metallopeptidase, which yields MIFRKLLLLIILFEAVYSTAQDTTLITYYEQSGYKATPSYDETVAYCKQLDQASPFIQYTTFGTSPQGRKLPLLIIDGEGRFDPASARRSGKLVLLVQAGIHPGEIDGKDAGLMFFRDLAIRQLFGNMPENLTILFIPIFNVDGHERFGPYNRINQDGPEEMGWRTTAQNLNLNRDFLKADSPEMQAWLKLYQQWLPDFFTDIHVTDGADFQYVSTYGLETIGNMDEGLTKWTNEQLIPAMEQSMDAAGYPMFPYIMFRRWHDPRSGLRSSVAGPRFSQGYTAAQNRIGLLVENHSLKDYKTRVSSTYELLHFLSGFLNEQAAGIIELSQLADLNAASAVFRQQPLSVNFTTGKDSIMVDFHGVEYEIENSDLTGGNWFRYHPDRPLTFKVPYFNQQVPSAFVRIPEAYIIPPEWSEVIEKLALHGIRYSVLDNPVKIGVESYYFTKIEYGKSSFEGRLQVTPTFDTITEERDYPAGSVVIPTNQRTARVIAHMLEPASPDSYLQWGFFNAIFEMKEYFETYVMEEYARKMITDNPGLKAEFEKWKASNPEATQNQWAQLEWFFFRSPYMDKKRNVYPVGRILDRIILEKVLQNIK from the coding sequence ATGATATTCCGAAAATTACTTCTTTTAATAATTCTATTCGAGGCAGTGTATTCCACTGCCCAGGACACCACCCTGATAACTTATTATGAGCAGTCCGGTTACAAGGCAACTCCTTCGTACGACGAAACGGTAGCCTATTGCAAGCAACTCGACCAGGCTTCGCCGTTTATCCAATACACGACCTTCGGCACCAGTCCGCAGGGAAGAAAACTTCCTTTGCTAATTATTGATGGTGAAGGCCGGTTTGATCCTGCATCAGCCAGGCGGTCCGGTAAACTTGTCCTTCTCGTCCAGGCTGGAATCCATCCAGGCGAAATTGACGGCAAAGACGCAGGGCTCATGTTCTTCCGCGATCTGGCTATCCGCCAGCTTTTTGGAAACATGCCGGAAAACCTGACTATCCTGTTCATCCCGATATTTAATGTCGACGGGCATGAGCGCTTTGGCCCTTATAACCGGATCAACCAGGACGGCCCGGAGGAGATGGGCTGGCGCACCACGGCACAAAACCTTAACCTGAACCGCGATTTCCTGAAGGCTGATTCACCTGAAATGCAGGCATGGCTGAAGCTTTACCAGCAGTGGCTCCCTGACTTTTTCACCGATATCCACGTCACCGACGGCGCCGATTTCCAGTATGTTTCCACGTACGGGCTGGAGACTATTGGTAATATGGACGAAGGTCTGACCAAATGGACGAATGAGCAACTGATCCCGGCCATGGAACAATCCATGGATGCTGCAGGCTATCCCATGTTTCCCTACATCATGTTCCGCCGCTGGCACGATCCCCGCAGCGGGCTGCGGAGCAGTGTGGCTGGACCCAGGTTCTCACAGGGCTACACCGCCGCACAGAACCGCATCGGGCTGCTGGTCGAAAACCATTCCCTGAAAGATTATAAAACCCGCGTCAGCAGCACCTATGAACTGCTGCATTTTCTCAGCGGATTTCTGAATGAACAGGCCGCCGGGATCATAGAACTCAGCCAGCTGGCAGACTTAAATGCCGCTTCAGCCGTATTCCGCCAACAACCTCTCTCTGTAAACTTCACCACCGGCAAAGACAGCATTATGGTTGATTTCCACGGTGTGGAATACGAAATAGAAAACAGCGACCTCACGGGCGGAAATTGGTTCAGATACCATCCCGACAGGCCTTTGACATTCAAAGTGCCTTATTTCAATCAGCAGGTCCCTTCCGCATTTGTCAGGATCCCGGAAGCCTATATCATCCCGCCCGAATGGAGCGAAGTCATTGAAAAATTAGCCCTGCACGGCATCCGTTATTCCGTTCTGGATAATCCGGTAAAGATCGGTGTGGAATCATATTATTTCACCAAGATAGAATACGGGAAGTCTTCTTTTGAAGGACGGCTCCAGGTCACTCCGACATTCGATACTATTACGGAAGAAAGAGATTATCCTGCCGGATCTGTCGTCATTCCAACAAACCAACGCACCGCAAGGGTAATTGCCCATATGCTGGAACCGGCTTCCCCCGATTCTTACCTGCAGTGGGGATTTTTCAATGCCATCTTCGAGATGAAGGAATACTTCGAGACTTATGTCATGGAGGAATATGCCCGGAAAATGATCACAGATAATCCGGGGTTGAAAGCAGAGTTTGAGAAATGGAAGGCATCAAATCCGGAAGCCACTCAGAACCAATGGGCACAGCTGGAATGGTTCTTCTTCAGATCGCCTTATATGGACAAAAAAAGGAATGTGTATCCGGTTGGGAGGATTTTAGACAGAATTATCCTCGAAAAAGTATTGCAAAATATAAAATAA
- a CDS encoding methylated-DNA--[protein]-cysteine S-methyltransferase has translation MKSYYKSPIGWVRIISNENRITSLVFVDNIEDEEDGRGEMASQCFIQLDEYFNYKREIFDLELDLKGTGFQKKVWEELLKIPFGKTITYKELALKLGNLKAIRAVAAANGANPVSVIVPCHRVIGSDGSLTGYAGGLWRKRWLLEHESKELLLL, from the coding sequence ATGAAATCTTATTATAAGTCACCCATAGGATGGGTAAGAATTATTAGCAATGAAAACAGGATAACTTCATTGGTATTTGTAGATAATATTGAGGATGAAGAGGATGGGCGGGGTGAAATGGCATCTCAATGTTTTATTCAACTTGATGAATACTTCAATTATAAACGGGAAATATTTGACCTGGAACTCGACTTGAAAGGCACCGGATTCCAGAAAAAAGTCTGGGAAGAACTGCTGAAAATCCCTTTTGGGAAAACTATTACCTACAAAGAATTGGCGTTAAAGCTTGGCAATTTAAAAGCTATCCGGGCGGTTGCTGCAGCCAATGGAGCCAACCCGGTGAGTGTCATTGTGCCATGCCACAGGGTTATAGGTTCAGACGGTTCCCTGACGGGTTATGCAGGTGGATTATGGCGGAAAAGATGGCTCCTGGAGCATGAAAGCAAAGAACTTTTGCTGTTATAA
- a CDS encoding AbgT family transporter, which produces MKMKFPHTYVIIFSLIILAAVLTWLLPGGDYAEGMKIVDGKEVSQLVFHPLESQPQTWQIFGALYKGFTRQAGIIVFILMIGGAFWIMNSTKALDAGIMSFIRFTRKLEHLRFFKSIGVDNVVIVLIMLMFSLFGAIFGMSEETIAFVIILVPLAISMGYDSIVGVSMCYLGAHLGFAGAMLNPFTIGIAQGIAGLPLFSGLEYRFFCWIIINIVGIGFVLLYARKIKKTPQRSPVFAVDAHWRERNADQDDHIEFHTPSAAWISFGLTLFALILFSVAYPISEVKVGNAEPARFPAIPIATALFAITSILALRKTVHYYILNILLFTIIFLIIGVMGYGWYIMEIAALFFAMGIASGLSMGYGGNRQVSLFLDGARDIVSAALVVGLAGGIIVILEDGRVIDTILFRLASTLHQVGQIQAVSTMYVIQTIINFVIPSGSAKAALTMPIMAPFSDLIHLSRQATVMAFQFGDGFTNMITPTSGVLIGALGVARIPYDKWLKWVWPLILILFILGIILLIPTVTMKLNGF; this is translated from the coding sequence ATGAAAATGAAGTTTCCCCATACTTATGTGATAATTTTTTCATTGATCATTTTAGCAGCTGTGCTCACGTGGTTGCTGCCGGGTGGTGATTATGCCGAAGGGATGAAAATAGTAGATGGAAAAGAAGTCAGCCAGCTCGTTTTCCATCCTTTGGAAAGCCAGCCGCAGACTTGGCAGATATTTGGTGCCCTTTATAAGGGATTCACACGCCAGGCCGGGATTATCGTCTTTATCCTGATGATTGGCGGGGCATTCTGGATAATGAACAGCACCAAAGCGCTTGATGCCGGGATCATGTCATTTATCAGGTTTACAAGAAAATTGGAGCACCTGCGGTTTTTCAAGTCAATTGGAGTGGATAATGTTGTGATCGTGCTGATTATGCTGATGTTCAGTTTATTCGGGGCTATTTTCGGGATGAGTGAAGAAACGATCGCTTTTGTGATCATTTTAGTACCACTGGCTATTTCTATGGGATACGATTCCATCGTAGGCGTATCCATGTGCTATTTAGGGGCTCATCTTGGTTTTGCCGGGGCCATGCTAAACCCGTTTACGATCGGGATAGCGCAGGGGATCGCTGGATTGCCCCTGTTTTCCGGGCTTGAGTATCGCTTTTTCTGCTGGATCATTATCAATATCGTGGGAATAGGGTTTGTACTGCTTTACGCAAGGAAAATTAAAAAGACACCGCAACGCTCCCCGGTATTTGCGGTAGACGCGCATTGGAGGGAAAGGAACGCTGACCAGGATGATCACATCGAATTCCATACCCCTTCAGCCGCCTGGATTTCGTTTGGATTAACGCTTTTCGCACTTATCTTATTTTCAGTCGCTTATCCCATATCAGAGGTCAAGGTCGGCAACGCTGAACCGGCGAGGTTCCCTGCCATTCCCATCGCAACCGCATTGTTTGCCATCACGAGTATCCTGGCCCTGCGCAAGACGGTCCATTATTACATCCTGAATATCCTGTTATTTACGATTATCTTCCTGATTATCGGTGTAATGGGATATGGTTGGTATATCATGGAAATCGCGGCACTTTTCTTCGCCATGGGTATCGCTTCCGGACTTTCGATGGGTTATGGCGGCAACCGCCAGGTGAGCCTGTTTCTTGACGGGGCCAGGGACATTGTTTCTGCCGCCTTGGTCGTAGGCCTTGCAGGAGGGATTATCGTGATCCTGGAAGATGGCAGGGTGATTGATACCATTCTCTTCAGGTTAGCTTCAACGCTGCACCAGGTGGGCCAGATACAGGCTGTGAGCACCATGTACGTGATCCAGACCATCATTAACTTTGTTATTCCTTCCGGATCTGCCAAAGCAGCCCTGACCATGCCCATTATGGCACCATTTTCTGATCTGATCCATCTTTCGCGCCAGGCCACTGTCATGGCTTTCCAGTTCGGCGACGGGTTCACTAATATGATCACCCCGACCTCAGGCGTGCTAATAGGAGCGCTGGGTGTAGCCCGCATCCCATATGATAAATGGCTGAAATGGGTGTGGCCGCTGATCCTGATCTTGTTTATTCTGGGGATTATCCTATTGATCCCGACCGTGACGATGAAGCTGAACGGGTTTTAA